The following coding sequences lie in one Streptomyces venezuelae genomic window:
- a CDS encoding VWA domain-containing protein translates to MDEAPSGHGEARSRGGPRPPGRADTPAPVREGCTAAVVADRFDRLTWRDTYEQSAALRELADELGARHDCATDLLADAFLAAYQARPRLRERTEMTLSRMLNHRVIASLMESPDFAELHRETAGDPYAAAMAVLAQATALRRLLDGTRDAQERAERADRAQNTAAEAHRTQDAVQDAAQALGAATPGIRAATRLAGARAAEAVREEVALMRAWGVGSGELERIPFDRRARLAERLRTSRLAAWAELIGRFRQMADGERARKVEHTSGELIGVTLGDDLSRVVPSELANLGLPALRAVFAARYAAGQLMLYDSEGEQTTGRGAVIACVDTSHSMYVEGPGGVTREAWAKACALALLDQARHGGRDFVGILFAAADKLRIFRFPADEAADIDRVVDFAETFLGGGTSYQRPLSAALELLAEEYDDAARTRGDIVLLTDDECDVTEEWMRDWNDAKHRLGFRVFGLAVGAPPAAEAGSVLDALCDNLRVVEDFTDVHAAADLFRVI, encoded by the coding sequence ATGGACGAGGCACCGAGCGGCCACGGTGAGGCGCGGAGCAGGGGAGGGCCCCGGCCACCGGGTCGTGCGGACACTCCTGCCCCTGTCCGCGAGGGGTGCACGGCGGCCGTCGTCGCGGACCGGTTCGACCGGCTCACATGGCGCGACACCTACGAGCAGTCGGCCGCCCTGCGCGAACTGGCCGATGAGCTGGGCGCGCGTCACGACTGCGCCACCGACCTCCTGGCCGACGCGTTCCTGGCGGCCTACCAAGCTCGCCCACGGTTGCGCGAGCGCACGGAAATGACCCTCTCCAGGATGCTCAACCACCGGGTCATCGCCTCCCTCATGGAGTCACCGGACTTCGCCGAGCTGCACCGCGAGACGGCCGGCGACCCCTACGCCGCCGCCATGGCCGTCCTCGCGCAGGCCACCGCACTCCGCCGCCTGCTCGACGGCACCCGGGACGCCCAGGAACGGGCCGAGCGGGCGGACAGGGCGCAGAACACGGCGGCGGAGGCCCACCGGACGCAGGACGCCGTGCAAGACGCTGCCCAGGCCTTGGGAGCGGCGACCCCCGGCATCCGGGCCGCCACACGGCTGGCCGGGGCGCGGGCCGCCGAAGCCGTGCGCGAGGAGGTGGCACTGATGCGGGCGTGGGGCGTCGGGTCCGGGGAGTTGGAGCGGATACCGTTCGACCGTCGTGCCCGGCTCGCCGAGCGGCTGCGCACCAGCCGCCTCGCCGCGTGGGCGGAACTGATCGGCCGCTTCCGGCAGATGGCCGACGGGGAGCGCGCCCGCAAGGTGGAGCACACCTCCGGGGAGCTGATCGGCGTCACGCTCGGCGACGACCTCTCCCGCGTCGTCCCCTCGGAACTCGCCAACCTCGGACTGCCCGCACTGCGCGCGGTGTTCGCCGCCCGCTACGCCGCCGGGCAGTTGATGCTCTACGACAGCGAGGGCGAGCAGACCACCGGGCGGGGCGCCGTCATCGCATGCGTCGACACATCGCACTCCATGTACGTGGAGGGGCCCGGCGGGGTCACCCGTGAGGCGTGGGCCAAGGCGTGTGCTCTGGCACTCCTCGACCAGGCTCGCCACGGAGGGCGCGACTTCGTGGGCATCCTGTTCGCCGCCGCCGACAAGCTCCGGATCTTCCGCTTCCCCGCCGACGAGGCCGCCGACATCGACCGGGTCGTGGACTTCGCGGAGACCTTCCTGGGCGGCGGCACCAGCTACCAGAGGCCGCTGTCGGCCGCCCTGGAGCTACTGGCGGAGGAGTACGACGACGCCGCTCGCACACGCGGCGACATCGTGCTGCTCACCGACGACGAATGCGACGTCACGGAGGAGTGGATGCGCGACTGGAACGACGCCAAGCACCGGCTCGGCTTCCGCGTCTTCGGCCTCGCCGTGGGCGCGCCGCCCGCCGCGGAGGCAGGGTCGGTCCTGGACGCCCTGTGCGACAACCTCCGTGTCGTCGAGGACTTCACCGACGTCCACGCCGCGGCCGACCTCTTCCGCGTGATCTGA
- a CDS encoding SMI1/KNR4 family protein: MGGVWAGVRERVLALRDAPNRRAVFGAYFKQSGHEFELRPVLTEEQVAAVERQGGVRFPEEYRTFLLEVGAGGAGPDYGLFTIDPPEPGAPPGTDPRPGTAAESTPAEFRPERTAEWEEHQAAEPYRSAYGDSDEEAARFRADYTAWDKRDDELLDSLTEGALYVSEQGCAYYTLLAMTGPERGTMWQDVRAVGEGVVPYEFLGSTARVTFAEWYHHWLTRAERVAWQTPEEQEGSPA; encoded by the coding sequence GTGGGCGGGGTCTGGGCAGGGGTTCGGGAGCGCGTGCTCGCGCTGCGGGACGCACCGAACCGGCGGGCGGTGTTCGGTGCGTACTTCAAGCAGTCCGGCCACGAGTTCGAGCTGCGCCCGGTCCTGACCGAGGAGCAGGTCGCCGCGGTGGAGCGACAGGGCGGCGTGCGTTTTCCCGAGGAGTACCGGACCTTTCTGCTGGAGGTCGGGGCGGGCGGCGCCGGCCCCGACTACGGCCTGTTCACGATCGACCCACCCGAACCAGGGGCGCCGCCCGGCACTGACCCCCGGCCCGGCACCGCCGCGGAGTCCACCCCCGCGGAGTTCCGCCCCGAACGCACGGCGGAGTGGGAGGAGCACCAGGCGGCGGAGCCCTACCGGTCGGCCTACGGGGACTCCGACGAGGAGGCCGCCCGGTTCCGCGCCGACTACACCGCCTGGGACAAGCGCGACGACGAGCTCCTCGACTCGCTGACCGAAGGCGCCCTCTACGTGAGCGAACAGGGCTGCGCCTACTACACGTTGCTGGCGATGACCGGCCCCGAGCGCGGCACGATGTGGCAGGACGTCCGCGCGGTCGGGGAGGGCGTGGTTCCGTACGAGTTCCTCGGCAGCACGGCCCGAGTCACCTTCGCCGAGTGGTACCACCACTGGCTGACCCGCGCGGAACGGGTGGCGTGGCAGACACCCGAGGAGCAGGAGGGGAGCCCGGCGTAG
- a CDS encoding alpha/beta hydrolase family protein — MTPRAHSDPRPHVSPTRRSFVGLAAAGLVATALSLPASGAEIASTRPYAAGAAAHLPAPTGPYGIGTVSARLVDPSRHDPWVPSQRYRELMISVWYPAASGSAEHHPRARYMAPGAADRWDATSPHGIPEGALDFAATRTHAREGAPPDRRAGRLPVLVYAAGAGDPRTWGTALVEEMASRGYVVVTVDHTYENPGVQFPDGSVKDDGPLRKELAEAQKNGTMTELLKKTLDVRVADSRFVLDSLGSLPHGLSRVVDLRRVGMVGQSAGGIAAAETMYEDRRVKAGVNMDGTLEYNPEPDGTNLLPVARHGLDRPFLLMGREGSDRTTEPSWRSFWSHTAAWKRNLTLRGSLHQTYTDLPALLPQAGVSRRTLEDHIGTVDPTRAVAAQRAYVASFFDRWLKGHDDGLLGAPSGRYPEVEFAG, encoded by the coding sequence ATGACTCCACGTGCTCACTCGGATCCTCGCCCGCATGTTTCGCCGACCCGCCGCTCGTTCGTCGGCCTCGCGGCCGCGGGGCTGGTGGCGACCGCGCTGTCGCTGCCGGCGTCCGGGGCGGAGATCGCGTCGACGCGGCCGTACGCCGCCGGGGCCGCGGCCCACCTGCCCGCGCCCACGGGGCCGTACGGCATAGGCACGGTCTCGGCTCGCCTGGTCGACCCGAGCCGGCACGACCCGTGGGTGCCCTCGCAGCGGTACCGGGAGCTGATGATCAGCGTCTGGTACCCGGCGGCGTCGGGCTCCGCCGAGCACCACCCCCGGGCTCGCTACATGGCGCCGGGCGCGGCGGACCGCTGGGACGCCACGTCGCCGCACGGCATCCCGGAGGGCGCCCTCGACTTCGCGGCGACGCGCACGCACGCCCGTGAGGGGGCACCCCCCGACAGGCGGGCCGGACGACTCCCCGTGCTCGTGTACGCGGCGGGCGCGGGTGACCCGCGCACGTGGGGCACCGCGCTGGTCGAGGAGATGGCGAGCCGCGGCTATGTGGTCGTCACGGTCGACCACACCTATGAAAACCCGGGGGTGCAGTTCCCCGACGGCTCGGTCAAGGACGACGGCCCGCTGCGGAAGGAGCTGGCGGAGGCGCAGAAGAACGGCACGATGACGGAGCTGCTCAAGAAGACCCTCGACGTCCGGGTCGCCGACTCCAGGTTCGTGCTGGACAGCCTTGGTTCGCTGCCGCACGGCCTGTCCCGGGTCGTGGACCTCCGTCGCGTGGGCATGGTCGGCCAGTCGGCGGGCGGGATCGCGGCGGCGGAGACGATGTACGAGGACCGCAGGGTCAAGGCGGGCGTCAACATGGACGGCACGCTGGAATACAACCCCGAACCCGACGGCACGAACCTGCTGCCGGTCGCGCGACACGGCTTGGACCGCCCGTTCCTCCTGATGGGCCGCGAGGGCAGTGACCGCACGACCGAGCCGTCATGGCGCTCGTTCTGGTCCCACACGGCGGCCTGGAAACGCAACCTCACCCTGCGGGGCTCCCTGCACCAGACCTACACGGACCTCCCGGCGCTCCTCCCCCAGGCAGGAGTGAGCCGCCGGACACTCGAGGACCACATAGGCACGGTCGACCCGACACGGGCGGTGGCAGCGCAACGGGCCTATGTGGCCTCGTTCTTCGACCGCTGGCTGAAGGGCCACGACGACGGCCTGCTGGGGGCGCCGTCGGGACGGTATCCGGAGGTGGAGTTCGCGGGGTGA
- a CDS encoding succinate dehydrogenase/fumarate reductase iron-sulfur subunit, with amino-acid sequence MSSYDAQFKVWRGDLSGGDLEDFKIEVNEGEVVLDIIHRLQATQAPDLAVRWNCKAGKCGSCSAEINGRPRLMCMTRMSVFDRDEVITVTPLRAFPVVRDLVTDVGFNYTKAREVPAFVPPAGLGPGEYRMQQSDVDRPQEFRKCIECFLCQDTCHVVRDHEENKPAFAGPRFLMRVAELDMHPLDAAADTGLDRKRTAQDEHGLGYCNITKCCTEVCPEGIKITDNALIPLKERAVDRKYDPLVWLGNKIRRRGE; translated from the coding sequence ATGAGTTCGTACGACGCGCAATTCAAGGTCTGGCGCGGAGACCTGAGCGGCGGTGACCTGGAGGACTTCAAGATCGAGGTCAACGAGGGCGAGGTCGTCCTCGACATCATCCACCGCCTCCAGGCCACTCAGGCGCCCGACCTCGCGGTGCGCTGGAACTGCAAGGCGGGCAAGTGCGGTTCGTGTTCGGCGGAGATCAACGGACGTCCCCGTCTGATGTGCATGACGCGGATGTCGGTCTTCGACCGCGACGAGGTCATCACGGTGACACCGCTGCGCGCGTTCCCCGTGGTGCGCGACCTGGTGACGGACGTCGGCTTCAACTACACGAAGGCGCGCGAGGTCCCGGCGTTCGTACCGCCCGCCGGCCTGGGCCCCGGCGAGTACCGCATGCAGCAGTCGGACGTGGACCGCCCGCAGGAGTTCCGCAAGTGCATCGAGTGCTTCCTGTGCCAGGACACGTGTCACGTGGTGCGCGACCACGAGGAGAACAAGCCCGCCTTCGCGGGCCCGCGCTTCCTGATGCGCGTCGCCGAGCTGGACATGCACCCGCTCGACGCGGCGGCGGACACCGGCCTCGACCGCAAACGCACGGCGCAGGACGAGCACGGGCTCGGCTACTGCAACATCACGAAGTGCTGCACGGAGGTGTGTCCGGAGGGCATCAAGATCACGGACAACGCGCTGATCCCGTTGAAGGAACGGGCGGTCGACCGGAAGTACGATCCGCTGGTGTGGCTGGGGAACAAGATTCGGCGGCGGGGGGAGTAG
- a CDS encoding fumarate reductase/succinate dehydrogenase flavoprotein subunit: MSQVERQQWDVVVVGAGGAGLRAAIEAREQGARTAVICKSLFGKAHTVMAEGGIAASMGNVNSGDNWQVHFRDTLRGGKFLNQWRMAELHAREAPDRVWELETWGALFDRTPDGRISQRNFGGHEYPRLAHVGDRTGLELIRTLQQKIVSLQQDDYKEFGDYEARLKVFQECTVTRVLKDEAADDGDSSRDEGGRVSGAFCYDRESGRFFVLEAPSVVLATGGIGKSFKVTSNSWEYTGDGHALALLAGAPLLNMEFVQFHPTGMVWPPSVKGILVTESVRGDGGVLRNSEGKRFMFDYVPDVFKEKYAQSEEEGDRWYEDPDHNRRPPELLPRDEVARAINAEVKAGRGSPHGGVFLDVSTRMPADVIKRRLPSMYHQFKELADVDITAEAMEVGPTCHYVMGGIAVDSDTAATRRVAGLFAAGEVAGGMHGSNRLGGNSLSDLLVFGRRAGLHAARYAAGLDVRPVPDEVQVDTAAAEALRPFSAEGREDGVTPENPYTLHQELQQTMNDLVGIIRREAEMEQALEKLAELRVRARRAGVEGHRQFNPGWHLALDLRNMLLVSECVARAALERTESRGGHTREDHPAMNREWRRVNLLCQLTDPTGGLAATDPVRGQIDLVRVTTEPIRPDLLALFEKEELVKYLSEEELYE; encoded by the coding sequence ATGTCTCAAGTGGAACGACAGCAGTGGGACGTCGTCGTGGTGGGGGCCGGGGGCGCGGGTCTGCGGGCGGCGATCGAGGCGCGCGAGCAGGGCGCCCGTACGGCCGTGATCTGCAAGTCGCTGTTCGGCAAGGCTCACACCGTGATGGCCGAGGGCGGCATCGCCGCCTCCATGGGCAATGTGAACTCCGGCGACAACTGGCAGGTCCACTTCCGCGACACCCTGCGCGGCGGCAAGTTCCTCAACCAATGGCGCATGGCCGAGCTGCACGCGCGTGAGGCACCCGATCGCGTATGGGAGCTGGAGACCTGGGGCGCCCTGTTCGACCGTACGCCGGACGGCCGGATCTCCCAGCGCAACTTCGGCGGCCACGAGTACCCGCGGCTGGCGCACGTCGGCGACCGCACCGGCCTGGAGCTGATCCGCACCCTGCAGCAGAAGATCGTCTCGCTGCAGCAGGATGACTACAAGGAGTTCGGCGACTACGAGGCGCGCCTGAAGGTCTTCCAGGAGTGCACGGTCACGCGCGTGCTGAAGGACGAGGCCGCGGATGACGGTGACTCCTCTCGTGACGAGGGCGGCCGCGTGAGCGGGGCCTTCTGCTACGACCGGGAATCGGGTCGCTTCTTCGTGCTCGAAGCGCCCAGTGTCGTCCTGGCGACGGGCGGCATCGGCAAGTCCTTCAAGGTGACGTCGAACTCGTGGGAGTACACGGGCGACGGGCACGCGCTCGCGCTGCTCGCGGGCGCACCCCTCCTGAACATGGAGTTCGTGCAGTTCCACCCGACGGGCATGGTCTGGCCGCCGTCGGTCAAGGGCATCCTCGTCACCGAGTCCGTGCGTGGTGACGGCGGGGTCCTGCGCAACTCCGAGGGCAAGCGCTTCATGTTCGACTACGTGCCCGACGTCTTCAAGGAGAAGTACGCGCAGTCGGAGGAGGAGGGCGACCGCTGGTACGAGGACCCGGACCACAACCGCCGCCCGCCCGAACTGCTCCCCCGCGACGAGGTCGCCCGCGCGATCAACGCCGAGGTGAAGGCGGGCCGCGGCTCCCCGCACGGCGGCGTCTTCCTCGACGTGTCGACGCGTATGCCCGCCGACGTCATCAAACGCCGACTGCCGTCCATGTACCACCAGTTCAAGGAGCTCGCGGACGTCGACATCACGGCGGAGGCGATGGAGGTCGGGCCGACCTGTCACTACGTGATGGGCGGCATCGCGGTCGACTCGGACACCGCGGCCACGCGCCGCGTGGCGGGCCTGTTCGCCGCGGGTGAGGTCGCGGGCGGCATGCACGGCTCCAACCGGCTGGGCGGCAACTCCCTCTCCGACCTGCTGGTCTTCGGCCGCCGCGCGGGCCTGCACGCGGCCCGGTACGCGGCGGGGCTCGACGTCCGTCCCGTGCCGGACGAGGTGCAGGTGGACACGGCGGCCGCGGAGGCGCTGCGGCCGTTCAGCGCCGAGGGCAGGGAGGACGGGGTGACGCCCGAGAACCCCTACACCCTCCACCAGGAACTGCAGCAGACCATGAACGACCTGGTCGGCATCATCCGCCGGGAGGCGGAGATGGAGCAGGCCCTGGAGAAGCTCGCCGAACTCCGGGTACGGGCGCGACGCGCCGGAGTCGAGGGCCACCGGCAGTTCAACCCGGGCTGGCACCTCGCCCTGGACCTGCGGAACATGCTGCTGGTCAGCGAGTGTGTCGCGCGGGCCGCCCTGGAGCGCACGGAGAGCCGCGGCGGCCACACGCGCGAGGACCACCCGGCGATGAACCGCGAGTGGCGGCGGGTCAACCTCCTCTGCCAACTCACCGACCCGACGGGCGGCCTGGCGGCCACCGATCCCGTGCGCGGCCAGATCGACCTCGTCCGCGTGACGACCGAGCCCATCCGCCCGGACCTGCTCGCCCTCTTCGAAAAGGAGGAGCTGGTCAAGTACCTCTCTGAAGAGGAGCTGTACGAATGA
- a CDS encoding ABC transporter family substrate-binding protein yields the protein MSHDRARVRSVVFLATGVLALPALAGCSSNDDAGRPVAGQDVAPAARDMVADGGTMNWAVDELPETFNSFQADADEATARVAGAVLPSLFRLDAQGRAQRNADFLESAEVVEREPQQVVLYKLNQQAVWSDGREIGADDFAAQWRALSGRDSAYWTARNAGYDRIAKIERGANNLEVRVTFAKPYADWRSLFSPLYPKQIMGTPDSFNDGARRKLKVTAGPFALGGTDRKAGDVTLERNARWWGSPAKLNKIVLRKVGRAERAEALAKGRVDLAAIDAAEAGRISQAARDKGSEGPLAHGPGAAITPARALRSWAIAHGSDEEAADTELEARAKTRKAVKRYATEQEGLRGYVVRKSLEPAYTQLALNGSEGPLADDRVRRAVARALDRGELAKTVLKPLGLPAEPVGSHLALAGQQAYADNSGALGEQDTAEARALLADAGWTPGALLKGEKEEEKKEGGKEKEEEKTAGGESDAKDEKKSEDSKKDKDSTDEGDGEDDGTYIVGEEDGKPGDTGTTVLAPAPAAAYQRAVLNRQADVLGLPREADKEKKKEPADHAKQHSRDQAKGGAPGAYAPKGTAAPKGSGAKGAAAAGPLAKDGKPLTLRFVLPSGDGSEQLRAVADRISRMLQKIGVRTETAKVADESYFKDHIASGQYDLALYSWPASAFPATDARPIFAKPVPAADGSLNVEQNYTRVGTDHIDQLFDQAVGELDEETSRSLVKKADARIWAEAGSIPLYQRPQLMAARPNLANAGAFGFQAPHYEDIGFLKPGAKPSGGPSAK from the coding sequence ATGTCCCACGACCGCGCCAGAGTCAGATCTGTCGTGTTCCTCGCGACGGGGGTGCTGGCCCTGCCCGCCCTCGCCGGATGCAGCTCGAACGACGACGCCGGCCGTCCGGTCGCTGGCCAGGACGTCGCTCCCGCCGCCCGGGACATGGTCGCCGACGGCGGAACCATGAACTGGGCGGTCGACGAGCTGCCGGAGACGTTCAACTCCTTCCAGGCGGACGCCGACGAAGCCACCGCGCGGGTCGCCGGCGCGGTCCTGCCGTCCCTGTTCCGCCTCGACGCGCAGGGCAGGGCGCAGCGCAACGCCGACTTCCTGGAGTCCGCGGAGGTCGTCGAGCGCGAGCCGCAGCAGGTCGTCCTGTACAAGCTCAACCAGCAGGCGGTCTGGAGCGACGGCCGGGAGATCGGCGCCGACGACTTCGCCGCGCAGTGGCGGGCCCTCTCCGGCCGGGACAGCGCGTACTGGACGGCACGGAACGCGGGCTACGACCGCATCGCGAAGATCGAGCGCGGCGCGAACAACCTGGAGGTGCGGGTCACCTTCGCCAAGCCGTACGCGGACTGGCGCTCCCTCTTCTCGCCGCTGTACCCGAAGCAGATCATGGGCACGCCCGACTCCTTCAACGACGGCGCGCGCCGCAAGCTGAAGGTGACCGCGGGCCCCTTCGCGCTCGGCGGCACCGACCGCAAGGCAGGCGACGTGACGCTGGAGCGCAACGCGCGCTGGTGGGGCAGCCCCGCCAAGCTCAACAAGATCGTGCTGCGCAAGGTGGGGCGCGCCGAGCGGGCCGAGGCGCTGGCCAAGGGCCGGGTCGACCTCGCCGCGATCGACGCGGCGGAGGCCGGGCGGATCTCCCAGGCCGCCAGGGACAAGGGGAGCGAGGGCCCGCTCGCCCACGGCCCCGGCGCCGCGATCACCCCCGCGAGGGCCCTGCGCTCCTGGGCGATCGCCCACGGCTCCGACGAGGAGGCCGCCGACACGGAGCTCGAGGCGCGCGCCAAGACCCGCAAGGCGGTCAAGAGGTACGCGACGGAGCAGGAGGGGCTGCGCGGCTACGTCGTACGCAAGTCCCTGGAGCCCGCGTACACGCAGCTCGCCCTCAACGGCTCCGAGGGACCGCTCGCCGACGACCGGGTGCGCCGCGCGGTCGCCCGCGCCCTGGACCGCGGGGAGCTCGCGAAGACCGTGCTCAAGCCGCTCGGCCTCCCCGCCGAGCCGGTCGGCAGCCACCTCGCCCTCGCCGGGCAGCAGGCGTACGCCGACAACAGCGGGGCCCTCGGCGAGCAGGACACCGCCGAGGCGAGGGCGCTCCTCGCGGACGCGGGCTGGACGCCGGGCGCGCTGCTGAAGGGGGAGAAGGAAGAGGAGAAGAAGGAAGGGGGGAAGGAGAAGGAAGAGGAGAAGACGGCGGGCGGCGAATCCGACGCGAAGGACGAGAAGAAGTCGGAGGACTCCAAGAAGGACAAGGACTCCACCGACGAAGGCGACGGCGAAGACGACGGCACGTACATCGTCGGCGAAGAGGACGGCAAGCCCGGCGACACCGGCACCACCGTCCTCGCCCCCGCCCCCGCGGCGGCCTACCAGCGCGCCGTCCTGAACCGTCAGGCCGACGTCCTCGGCCTGCCCCGCGAGGCCGACAAGGAGAAGAAGAAGGAGCCCGCCGACCACGCCAAGCAGCACTCCAGGGACCAGGCCAAGGGCGGCGCCCCCGGCGCGTACGCCCCGAAGGGCACCGCCGCCCCCAAGGGATCCGGTGCGAAGGGGGCCGCCGCGGCGGGCCCGCTCGCCAAGGACGGCAAGCCCCTCACCCTCCGCTTCGTGCTGCCCTCCGGGGACGGCTCGGAGCAGCTGCGCGCGGTGGCCGACCGGATCTCGCGGATGCTGCAGAAGATCGGCGTACGTACAGAGACGGCGAAGGTCGCCGACGAGAGCTACTTCAAGGACCACATCGCGTCCGGCCAGTACGACCTCGCCCTCTACTCGTGGCCGGCCTCGGCCTTCCCCGCCACCGACGCCCGCCCGATCTTCGCCAAGCCGGTCCCGGCCGCGGACGGCTCGCTGAACGTCGAGCAGAACTACACCCGTGTCGGCACGGACCACATCGACCAGCTGTTCGATCAGGCGGTCGGCGAGCTGGACGAAGAAACGTCACGCTCCCTGGTCAAGAAGGCGGACGCCCGCATCTGGGCGGAGGCGGGCTCCATCCCCCTCTACCAGCGCCCCCAGCTGATGGCCGCCCGCCCGAACCTGGCGAATGCCGGCGCGTTCGGTTTCCAGGCCCCGCACTACGAGGACATCGGCTTCCTGAAGCCGGGCGCGAAGCCGTCGGGCGGGCCGTCGGCGAAGTAA
- the typA gene encoding translational GTPase TypA encodes MATRHDIRNVAIVAHVDHGKTTIVDAMLKQAGSFAAHAAESLDDRMMDSNDLEREKGITILAKNTAVKYHPKDGGEPITINIIDTPGHADFGGEVERGLSMVDAVVLLVDASEGPLPQTRFVLRKALQQRLPVILCINKTDRPDSRIDEVVNETYDLFLDLDADEDQIEFPIVYACGRDGIASLTKPEDGTVPADSTNLEPFFSTILEHVPAPTYDEEAPLQAHVTNLDADNFLGRIALLRVEQGELRKGQTVAWIKRDGTISNVRITELMMTEALTRKPAEMAGPGDICAVAGIPDIMIGETLADPENPIALPLITVDEPAISMTIGTNTSPLVGRGGTGKGADAKSAVKDRKVTARQVKDRLERELIGNVSLRVLDTERPDAWEVQGRGELALAILVEQMRREGFEMTIGKPQVVTRQIDGKTHEPVERMTIDVPEEHMGAVTQLMGVRKGRMDNMSNHGSGWVRLEFVVPSRGLIGFRTEFLTQTRGTGIAHSIHEGHEPWFGELKTRNNGSLVADRAGAVTAFAMTNLQERGVLFTEPGTEVYEGMIVGENSRADDMDVNITKEKKLTNMRSASADSFEAIVPPRKLSLEQSLEFCRDDECVEVTPEAVRIRKVVLDQKERGRSASRAKHS; translated from the coding sequence ATGGCCACGCGCCACGACATCCGCAACGTTGCCATCGTCGCTCACGTCGACCACGGCAAGACGACCATCGTCGACGCCATGCTCAAGCAGGCCGGCTCGTTCGCCGCGCACGCCGCCGAGTCCCTCGACGACCGCATGATGGACTCGAACGACCTGGAGCGTGAGAAGGGCATCACGATCCTCGCCAAGAACACGGCGGTGAAGTATCACCCCAAGGACGGCGGGGAACCGATCACGATCAACATCATCGACACCCCCGGCCACGCCGACTTCGGTGGCGAGGTCGAGCGTGGTCTGTCGATGGTGGACGCGGTCGTCCTGCTGGTCGACGCCTCCGAGGGGCCGCTCCCGCAGACCCGCTTCGTGCTGCGCAAGGCGCTCCAGCAGCGCCTCCCGGTCATCCTGTGCATCAACAAGACGGACCGTCCCGACTCGCGCATCGACGAGGTCGTCAACGAGACGTACGACCTCTTCCTCGACCTGGACGCCGACGAGGACCAGATCGAGTTCCCGATCGTCTACGCCTGCGGCCGCGACGGCATCGCCTCGCTGACCAAGCCGGAGGACGGCACGGTCCCGGCGGACTCCACCAACCTGGAGCCGTTCTTCTCCACGATCCTGGAGCACGTCCCGGCCCCGACGTACGACGAGGAAGCGCCCCTCCAGGCCCACGTCACCAACCTCGACGCGGACAACTTCCTCGGCCGCATCGCGCTGCTCCGCGTCGAGCAGGGCGAGCTGCGCAAGGGCCAGACGGTCGCCTGGATCAAGCGCGACGGCACCATCTCGAACGTCCGCATCACCGAGCTGATGATGACCGAGGCGCTCACCCGCAAGCCGGCCGAGATGGCGGGCCCGGGTGACATCTGCGCGGTCGCCGGTATCCCCGACATCATGATCGGCGAGACCCTGGCCGACCCGGAGAACCCGATCGCGCTGCCGCTGATCACGGTCGACGAGCCGGCGATCTCGATGACCATCGGTACGAACACCTCGCCGCTGGTCGGCCGCGGCGGCACCGGCAAGGGCGCGGACGCCAAGTCCGCGGTCAAGGACCGCAAGGTCACCGCCCGCCAGGTCAAGGACCGCCTGGAGCGTGAGCTGATCGGTAACGTCTCGCTGCGCGTCCTCGACACCGAGCGCCCCGACGCCTGGGAGGTGCAGGGCCGCGGCGAGCTGGCGCTGGCCATCCTCGTCGAGCAGATGCGCCGCGAGGGCTTCGAGATGACCATCGGCAAGCCGCAGGTGGTCACCCGGCAGATCGACGGCAAGACGCACGAGCCGGTCGAGCGCATGACGATCGACGTGCCCGAGGAGCACATGGGCGCCGTCACGCAGCTCATGGGCGTCCGCAAGGGCCGCATGGACAACATGTCGAACCACGGCTCCGGCTGGGTCCGTCTGGAGTTCGTCGTGCCGTCCCGCGGCCTCATCGGCTTCCGTACGGAGTTCCTGACGCAGACGCGCGGCACGGGCATCGCCCACTCCATCCACGAGGGCCACGAGCCGTGGTTCGGCGAGCTGAAGACCCGTAACAACGGCTCCCTGGTCGCCGACCGCGCCGGTGCCGTCACCGCCTTCGCGATGACGAACCTCCAGGAGCGCGGCGTGCTGTTCACCGAGCCGGGCACCGAGGTGTACGAGGGCATGATCGTCGGCGAGAACTCCCGCGCCGACGACATGGACGTCAACATCACCAAGGAGAAGAAGCTCACCAACATGCGCTCCGCCTCCGCCGACTCCTTCGAGGCGATCGTGCCGCCGCGCAAGCTGTCGCTGGAGCAGTCCCTGGAGTTCTGCCGCGACGACGAGTGCGTCGAGGTGACCCCGGAGGCCGTGCGCATCCGCAAGGTCGTCCTGGACCAGAAGGAGCGCGGCC